The following proteins are co-located in the Parafannyhessea umbonata genome:
- a CDS encoding GmrSD restriction endonuclease domain-containing protein: MDAGVRRVMGLISEMNVRYVVPVYQRPYSWGEEQCLQLWDDILACGRSREQTHFTGSIVTMQDGTASPQGVASLAVIDGQQRITTIALLLVALARYADAHGKERLPFSRQEILMSGYLTNPFRSGDDHYKLTLSKGDRATFRAVIDQLEDPSRPAPEGPSRILDNLALFERRLDALANVATVWEGLRRLEVVSVTMAQGRDNAQLIFESMNSTGKDLSAADLIRNFVLMKYPLDRQAQAYQTYWKPLEDVLAPLADEDAFDDFIRCFFQMAYAPERLGGADLYQVFKRYVSANAYDANDRMGFLCLRLKDFAGYYVDAVRGGLSAADDADPVARRTSFHLAGIARLGGSAARPLVLELFRSCRRRECTRGQLADMLGVLESYLLRRAVCDCEGSAQEHFLRHLVAKLAAVRSAGEKYFESYVALFLVEEGTPRRFPTDEEFRRALLTRDCFGFAQAPFLLARLNARLAAGAAGAAPDDAAEDAVIACAAAGVPGSAADASALPEGWGVEHVMPVGALADPAWAQALGPDARLAFERGVNALGNLAPSAYPYDLQDGTLAQKQGRLARDADGRSVDAPLCRDVIAAQAWGPTQIEARGRALADVALGAWPLPHMDAATLEAFRPSRRAAQVKTVTWQDLVDSGVVQMDDVLVSVSPMYPGRATVTSTGRIMLATGETFDEPTAAYERFLGSVGAHETGLNGWTHWRLGEGGPLLDQLR; this comes from the coding sequence ATGGACGCAGGCGTACGCAGGGTCATGGGGCTCATCAGCGAGATGAACGTCCGGTACGTGGTGCCGGTCTACCAGAGGCCGTACTCGTGGGGAGAGGAGCAGTGCCTCCAGCTGTGGGACGACATCCTGGCGTGCGGGCGCTCGCGCGAGCAGACGCACTTCACGGGCTCCATCGTCACCATGCAGGACGGCACCGCCTCGCCGCAGGGCGTCGCTTCGCTCGCCGTGATCGACGGCCAGCAGCGCATCACGACCATAGCGCTGCTGCTGGTGGCGCTCGCGCGCTACGCGGACGCCCACGGAAAGGAGCGCCTGCCCTTCTCGCGCCAGGAGATCCTGATGAGCGGCTACCTCACGAACCCGTTCCGCTCCGGAGACGACCACTACAAGCTCACGCTGTCCAAGGGTGACCGCGCGACGTTCAGGGCCGTGATCGACCAGCTGGAGGATCCGTCGCGCCCCGCGCCGGAGGGGCCTTCGCGGATTCTGGACAACCTCGCGCTCTTCGAGCGGCGGCTGGACGCGCTCGCGAACGTGGCGACCGTGTGGGAGGGGCTGCGGCGGCTCGAGGTCGTGTCCGTCACCATGGCGCAGGGGCGCGACAACGCGCAGCTCATATTCGAGTCCATGAACTCCACCGGCAAGGACCTCAGCGCGGCGGACCTCATCCGCAACTTCGTGCTCATGAAGTACCCGCTTGACCGCCAGGCCCAGGCGTACCAGACGTATTGGAAGCCGCTCGAGGACGTGCTGGCGCCGCTGGCCGACGAGGACGCGTTCGATGACTTCATTCGCTGCTTCTTCCAGATGGCCTACGCGCCGGAGCGCCTGGGCGGCGCGGACCTGTACCAGGTGTTCAAGCGCTACGTCAGCGCGAACGCGTACGACGCGAACGACCGCATGGGATTTCTCTGCCTCAGGCTGAAGGACTTCGCCGGCTACTACGTGGACGCGGTGCGCGGGGGCCTTTCCGCCGCGGACGACGCCGACCCCGTGGCCAGAAGGACGTCCTTCCACCTGGCGGGCATCGCGCGCCTTGGGGGCAGCGCGGCGCGGCCGCTCGTGCTGGAGCTCTTCCGCAGCTGCCGCAGGCGCGAGTGCACGCGCGGGCAGCTGGCCGACATGCTCGGCGTGCTCGAGTCGTACCTGCTGCGTCGCGCGGTGTGCGACTGCGAGGGCAGCGCGCAGGAGCACTTCCTGCGCCACCTTGTGGCGAAGCTCGCGGCGGTGCGCAGCGCGGGCGAGAAGTACTTTGAGTCCTACGTGGCGCTCTTCCTTGTGGAGGAGGGCACCCCGCGCCGCTTCCCCACGGACGAAGAGTTCCGCCGCGCGCTGCTGACGCGCGACTGCTTTGGCTTCGCGCAGGCGCCGTTTTTGCTGGCGCGCCTGAACGCACGCCTCGCCGCGGGTGCGGCGGGCGCCGCCCCGGACGACGCCGCCGAGGACGCGGTCATCGCCTGCGCCGCGGCTGGCGTGCCGGGCTCTGCCGCGGACGCGTCCGCGCTGCCGGAGGGCTGGGGCGTGGAGCACGTGATGCCCGTGGGCGCGCTTGCGGACCCCGCGTGGGCGCAGGCGCTGGGCCCAGACGCAAGGCTCGCGTTCGAGCGCGGCGTGAACGCGCTCGGCAACCTCGCGCCGTCGGCGTACCCGTACGACCTGCAGGATGGCACCCTCGCGCAGAAGCAGGGGCGCCTCGCGCGCGATGCGGACGGTCGCTCCGTGGACGCGCCGCTCTGCCGCGACGTGATCGCCGCACAGGCGTGGGGCCCCACGCAGATAGAGGCGCGCGGACGTGCCCTCGCTGACGTCGCCCTGGGCGCGTGGCCGCTTCCGCACATGGACGCGGCCACGCTCGAGGCGTTCAGGCCGTCGCGCCGCGCGGCGCAGGTGAAGACCGTCACGTGGCAGGACCTGGTGGACTCCGGCGTCGTGCAGATGGACGACGTGCTCGTGAGCGTGAGCCCCATGTACCCGGGACGCGCGACCGTCACGTCCACGGGCAGGATCATGCTCGCCACCGGCGAGACGTTCGACGAGCCCACCGCCGCCTACGAGCGCTTCCTGGGGTCGGTCGGCGCGCACGAGACGGGGCTGAACGGCTGGACGCACTGGCGCCTGGGCGAAGGCGGGCCGCTTCTGGACCAGCTGCGCTAG
- a CDS encoding uracil-DNA glycosylase family protein has protein sequence MRQEDARQAQGESGEEDPRFARIFRAIKADPQNESYTQAGIDPLYTASATSRIVIIGQAPGRVAQDTRIPWNDKSGERLRDWLGMDARTFYDPTRVSIMPMDFYFPGKGRSGDLPPRKGFAEKWHPRLLELMPDVRLTVLIGSYATRRYLGLKSSAKLTDVVRDYRSYLPERFPLVHPSPRNQIWMKKNPWFEEDVVPELRRRVADALS, from the coding sequence ATGCGACAGGAAGATGCGCGGCAGGCACAGGGCGAGTCGGGCGAGGAAGACCCGAGGTTCGCGCGTATATTCCGGGCGATCAAGGCGGACCCGCAGAACGAGTCGTACACGCAGGCGGGAATCGACCCGCTGTACACCGCGAGCGCGACCTCGCGCATCGTGATCATTGGGCAGGCGCCCGGCAGGGTGGCGCAGGACACGCGCATCCCGTGGAACGACAAGAGCGGCGAGCGCCTGCGCGACTGGCTGGGGATGGACGCACGGACGTTCTACGACCCGACACGGGTATCGATCATGCCGATGGACTTCTACTTCCCGGGCAAGGGCAGAAGCGGCGACCTGCCTCCGCGCAAGGGCTTTGCGGAAAAGTGGCACCCACGGCTCTTGGAGCTAATGCCGGACGTGAGGCTGACCGTGCTGATTGGCTCGTACGCCACGAGGCGCTACCTGGGGCTGAAGAGCTCCGCAAAGCTGACGGACGTCGTGCGCGACTACCGCTCCTACCTGCCGGAGCGCTTTCCGCTGGTGCACCCCTCGCCCCGAAACCAGATCTGGATGAAGAAGAACCCGTGGTTCGAGGAGGACGTGGTGCCGGAGCTGCGCCGCCGCGTGGCGGACGCGCTGAGCTGA
- a CDS encoding LysR family transcriptional regulator, with protein MAAGMDRYQIFLRVVELGNITRAAESLSYTQSGVSHAVRALEQECGVALLTRGKAGVSLTENGRLLLPRIQALVNQQRALEQAIHEVNHVVAGTLRIGTFTSVSTQWLPGMIERFQKSYPQVEFQIYAGGYEDIAERIQEGRADLGFLTSVVKSPQLSFHALRRDQMMAILPRDHPLAARQRVSVGQVAREELVMPLRGSEQDIRAALADSPSPLNVRYALNDDFSALAMVEHGFGISVMPELILRNSAFDVEVRPFSPARWRTIGIATLDPAGLTAVARTFVSFLTDPDNADLMQ; from the coding sequence ATGGCCGCAGGCATGGACCGCTACCAGATATTCCTGAGGGTCGTCGAGCTCGGCAACATCACACGCGCGGCGGAGTCCCTGAGCTACACGCAGTCCGGCGTGAGCCACGCCGTCCGCGCGCTGGAGCAGGAGTGCGGCGTCGCTCTGCTCACGCGCGGCAAGGCCGGCGTCTCCCTCACGGAGAACGGCCGTCTGCTGCTGCCGCGCATCCAGGCGCTCGTCAACCAGCAACGCGCGCTCGAGCAGGCCATACACGAGGTGAACCACGTCGTCGCCGGCACGCTGCGCATCGGCACGTTCACGTCCGTCTCCACGCAGTGGCTGCCCGGCATGATCGAGCGCTTCCAAAAGAGCTACCCCCAGGTGGAGTTCCAGATCTACGCCGGCGGCTACGAAGACATCGCGGAGCGCATTCAGGAGGGCCGCGCGGACCTGGGCTTCCTCACGTCCGTCGTGAAGAGCCCCCAGCTGAGCTTCCACGCGCTGCGCCGCGACCAGATGATGGCCATCCTCCCGCGCGACCACCCGCTCGCCGCGCGCCAGCGCGTGAGCGTGGGCCAGGTGGCCCGCGAGGAGCTCGTCATGCCCCTGCGCGGGTCTGAGCAGGACATCCGCGCGGCGCTCGCGGATTCGCCGAGCCCGCTGAACGTGCGCTACGCCCTGAACGACGACTTCTCCGCCCTCGCCATGGTTGAGCACGGCTTCGGCATCTCGGTCATGCCAGAGCTCATCCTTAGGAACTCCGCCTTCGACGTGGAGGTCAGGCCCTTCTCGCCCGCGCGATGGCGCACCATCGGCATCGCCACCCTGGACCCGGCGGGCCTCACGGCGGTTGCGCGCACGTTCGTGTCGTTCCTGACGGACCCGGACAACGCGGACCTCATGCAGTAG
- a CDS encoding RNA polymerase sigma factor, with the protein MPIARGREEEVRREARRLVDTYGNLAMRLAYTYLGSRQDAEDVSQDVLCKLICRQRPFESPEHEKAWVIRCTANACKDELRSAARSRNVALTAAGEVADQSAQVEELVEKSELPGRVTAAVMRLSPPYREAVYLYYYEGMSIRQMARATGATEAAITKRLSRARAELRKSLEEKSDGNHDEGVSGRDGSDLSFFRTEEPDGTGRGLGRTFCD; encoded by the coding sequence ATGCCAATAGCAAGAGGCCGCGAGGAGGAGGTGCGGCGGGAGGCCCGGCGCCTCGTGGACACGTACGGCAACCTCGCCATGCGGCTTGCCTACACCTACCTGGGCTCGCGGCAGGACGCGGAGGACGTGAGCCAGGACGTGCTCTGCAAGCTCATCTGCAGGCAGAGGCCGTTCGAGAGCCCGGAGCACGAGAAGGCGTGGGTCATACGCTGCACCGCGAACGCCTGCAAGGACGAGCTCCGCAGCGCCGCGAGGAGCCGCAACGTCGCCCTGACGGCGGCGGGAGAGGTCGCGGACCAGTCCGCGCAGGTGGAGGAGCTGGTAGAGAAGAGCGAGCTTCCCGGGCGGGTGACCGCCGCGGTGATGCGCCTTTCTCCCCCGTACCGCGAGGCGGTGTACCTGTACTACTACGAGGGGATGAGCATCAGGCAGATGGCGCGGGCCACGGGGGCGACGGAGGCCGCCATCACAAAGAGGCTGAGCCGCGCCCGTGCGGAGCTGCGCAAGAGCTTGGAGGAGAAGAGCGATGGAAACCACGATGAGGGCGTATCGGGACGAGATGGATCAGATCTCTCTTTCTTCCGCACGGAGGAGCCAGATGGCACAGGCCGTGGCCTCGGCCGCACTTTCTGCGACTGA
- a CDS encoding glycogen synthase: MATKKRTSSTAKSAAKASPKTAAKPAPKASAPASAPKETEEPKAAAQPAAKPAAKAAATPKPASPKPAAKPAAKPAAKATPAAKPAAKAAAKAEPKPAAKPAAAAKPAGEKNEAKPAAKAAVKPEAKSAPKAKTAPKPAAKPTPKAAEKPAPAVKPAAKAPAKTESRPTAKPAAKPAAKKAESRPAAKPAAKPAAKKAEPKAEAKPVEKAPAKVAPKAAPAPKAAPAPKAESKPEARPAPKAEPKAAAKPEPKAAPAPKPEPAPLPQPRRSIAFIGSECYPFVKTGGLGDVMYALPKALVKQNCDVKVILPRYACIKQEWQEKMVYRGAFDMDLCSDGRSFYVGIMEYVDDSGVVYDFIDNQDFFSYGDPYTNLVDDIPRFCYFSKAALAALNFLDWTPDVIHCHDWQAGLVPLFLKTMFQNTELGRSKVVLTIHNLRFQGKYNIPTIKYWTNLPDYVFNEGALQQDWTEANILKGGLAYADMISTVSGTYAQEIQSPEYGEGLDAHLRYHSWKLRGIVNGIDVDIWDPARDKFIAAPYDGGNVIERKREDKRALQEELGLEVDDGKMILGLISRLTDQKGLDLVNAVIPGLVDGNTQIVLLGTGDAQYEDSFRYYENAYKGTVCSNIMYDEARSHQIYAGVDALMVPSRFEPCGLTQLIAMRYGTIPIVRETGGLKDTVEPYNKFSNQGNGFTFDRYDAGLLYDAVNRAKTLFFTNRFCWDEMVQRDMAKDVSWEKSAKQYRDLYLELTQ; encoded by the coding sequence ATGGCTACCAAGAAGAGGACCTCCTCCACCGCAAAGTCAGCCGCAAAGGCGTCGCCCAAGACCGCCGCGAAGCCGGCGCCCAAGGCATCGGCACCCGCCTCGGCACCGAAGGAGACCGAGGAGCCCAAGGCCGCCGCGCAGCCGGCGGCAAAGCCCGCCGCAAAGGCCGCCGCGACCCCGAAGCCCGCATCCCCCAAGCCGGCAGCAAAGCCGGCTGCGAAGCCCGCGGCAAAGGCAACCCCGGCTGCAAAGCCTGCTGCAAAGGCCGCCGCGAAGGCGGAGCCCAAGCCAGCTGCGAAGCCTGCTGCCGCCGCAAAGCCCGCGGGCGAGAAGAACGAGGCGAAACCGGCCGCGAAGGCCGCCGTCAAGCCCGAGGCAAAGAGTGCTCCGAAGGCCAAGACGGCACCGAAGCCGGCCGCGAAGCCTACGCCGAAGGCGGCTGAGAAGCCCGCTCCTGCGGTGAAGCCAGCGGCGAAGGCACCCGCGAAGACCGAGTCCAGGCCTACGGCGAAGCCGGCCGCAAAGCCTGCCGCCAAGAAGGCCGAGTCCAGGCCTGCAGCGAAGCCGGCCGCAAAGCCTGCCGCCAAGAAGGCCGAGCCCAAGGCTGAGGCAAAGCCTGTCGAGAAGGCGCCCGCGAAGGTAGCACCCAAGGCGGCCCCCGCGCCCAAGGCTGCCCCAGCGCCCAAGGCTGAGTCCAAACCCGAGGCAAGGCCGGCACCCAAGGCAGAGCCCAAGGCTGCGGCCAAGCCAGAGCCGAAGGCCGCGCCGGCACCAAAGCCGGAGCCCGCTCCTCTCCCCCAGCCGCGCCGCTCCATCGCCTTCATCGGCTCCGAGTGCTACCCGTTCGTGAAGACGGGCGGCCTGGGCGACGTGATGTACGCGCTGCCGAAGGCCCTCGTGAAGCAGAACTGCGACGTGAAGGTCATCCTGCCGCGCTACGCCTGCATCAAGCAGGAGTGGCAAGAGAAGATGGTGTACCGCGGGGCGTTCGACATGGACCTGTGCTCCGACGGGCGCAGCTTCTACGTGGGCATCATGGAGTACGTGGACGATTCCGGCGTGGTGTACGACTTCATCGACAACCAGGACTTCTTCAGCTATGGCGACCCGTACACCAACCTGGTGGACGACATCCCGCGCTTCTGCTACTTCAGCAAGGCCGCGCTCGCCGCGCTCAACTTCCTGGACTGGACGCCAGACGTGATCCACTGCCACGACTGGCAGGCGGGGCTCGTGCCGCTGTTCTTGAAGACCATGTTCCAGAACACGGAGCTCGGCCGCTCCAAGGTGGTCCTCACCATCCACAACCTGCGCTTCCAGGGCAAGTACAACATCCCCACCATCAAGTACTGGACGAACCTGCCCGACTACGTCTTTAACGAGGGCGCGCTGCAGCAGGACTGGACCGAGGCGAACATCCTGAAGGGCGGTCTTGCGTACGCGGACATGATATCGACCGTAAGCGGCACCTACGCGCAGGAGATCCAGAGCCCGGAGTACGGCGAGGGGCTGGACGCGCACCTTCGCTACCACTCCTGGAAGCTGCGCGGAATCGTGAACGGCATCGACGTGGACATCTGGGACCCGGCGCGCGACAAGTTCATCGCGGCGCCGTACGACGGCGGGAACGTGATCGAGCGCAAGCGCGAGGACAAGCGCGCCCTGCAGGAGGAGCTGGGCCTGGAGGTGGACGACGGCAAGATGATCCTTGGCCTGATATCGCGCCTGACCGACCAGAAGGGCCTGGACCTGGTGAATGCCGTCATCCCCGGCCTTGTTGACGGTAACACGCAGATCGTGCTTCTGGGCACGGGCGACGCGCAGTACGAGGACTCGTTCCGCTACTACGAGAACGCGTACAAGGGCACCGTCTGCTCGAACATCATGTACGACGAGGCGCGCTCGCACCAGATCTACGCCGGCGTGGACGCGCTCATGGTTCCGTCGCGCTTTGAGCCCTGCGGCCTTACGCAGCTCATCGCCATGCGCTACGGCACCATCCCCATCGTGCGCGAGACCGGCGGCCTGAAGGACACGGTCGAGCCGTACAACAAGTTCAGCAACCAGGGCAACGGCTTCACGTTCGACCGCTACGACGCCGGCCTTCTGTACGACGCCGTCAACCGCGCGAAGACGCTGTTCTTCACGAACCGCTTCTGCTGGGACGAGATGGTCCAGCGCGACATGGCGAAGGACGTGAGCTGGGAGAAGTCCGCGAAGCAGTACCGCGACCTGTACCTCGAGCTGACGCAGTAG
- a CDS encoding DUF389 domain-containing protein has product MGEVESGGPAAKPVAAHTPRAGGSVARRRPAREANPLARALSSVFNLRAGRASYQDIRRRFVNGSKLSGTHLCILIVAMLIASIGLNTDSTECIVGAMLICPLMGSVLAISYSVATADVRLLRDALVGLLVQVCICLATSTLYFVLSPLSGVTNELLANSNPTVWDILVALAGGFAGGLGNSRRQEPSTLIAGVAVATALMPPLCAAGYGIAVRDLARFASAFYEFALNVVFIALAAEIVLLILRVPLHREVGPDGVVTLEEEAAEERLSRRMKRFILVATVVFMIPCVLATADMVRQATGPGAAGAQNVDEYQVGLTTRELSAVCPSLLEYRVGTEYVGEAGSATARRRVVATVRTSAPLDATQRSRLRALIRVHVKNLDGVTFEVARG; this is encoded by the coding sequence ATGGGCGAGGTCGAGTCGGGAGGGCCGGCGGCAAAACCGGTCGCCGCACATACGCCGCGGGCGGGCGGTTCCGTCGCGCGCCGGCGCCCCGCGCGGGAGGCGAACCCGCTTGCGCGGGCGCTGTCCAGCGTGTTCAACCTGCGGGCGGGACGCGCCAGCTACCAGGACATCCGCCGGCGCTTCGTGAACGGCTCCAAGCTGAGCGGCACGCACCTCTGCATCCTCATCGTGGCGATGCTCATAGCTTCCATCGGCCTGAACACGGACTCGACGGAGTGCATCGTGGGCGCCATGCTCATCTGCCCGCTCATGGGCTCCGTGCTCGCCATCTCGTACTCCGTGGCAACGGCGGACGTGCGCCTGTTGCGCGACGCGCTCGTGGGCCTCCTTGTGCAGGTCTGCATCTGCCTTGCCACGTCCACCCTGTACTTCGTGCTCTCGCCCCTGAGCGGCGTCACGAACGAGCTGCTCGCTAACTCCAACCCCACGGTGTGGGACATCCTGGTGGCGCTTGCGGGCGGCTTCGCGGGCGGGCTGGGCAACTCGCGCAGGCAGGAGCCGTCCACCCTCATCGCGGGCGTCGCCGTGGCCACGGCCCTCATGCCGCCGCTGTGCGCCGCGGGCTACGGCATCGCCGTGCGCGACCTGGCACGCTTCGCGAGCGCGTTCTACGAGTTCGCCCTGAACGTGGTGTTCATAGCGCTGGCGGCAGAGATCGTCCTTCTCATCCTGCGCGTGCCCCTGCACCGCGAGGTGGGCCCGGACGGCGTGGTCACCCTGGAGGAGGAGGCCGCGGAGGAGCGGCTCTCGCGCCGCATGAAGCGCTTCATCCTTGTGGCGACGGTCGTGTTCATGATCCCGTGCGTGCTCGCGACGGCCGACATGGTGCGCCAGGCGACGGGCCCCGGCGCCGCGGGCGCGCAGAACGTGGACGAGTACCAGGTTGGCCTGACGACGCGCGAGCTTTCCGCCGTGTGTCCGTCGCTTCTGGAATACCGCGTGGGGACGGAGTACGTGGGCGAGGCCGGGTCCGCGACGGCCAGGCGCCGCGTGGTCGCCACGGTGAGGACGAGCGCGCCGCTCGACGCCACCCAGAGGTCGCGCCTGCGCGCGCTCATACGCGTGCACGTGAAGAACCTGGACGGCGTCACGTTCGAGGTCGCCCGCGGATAG
- a CDS encoding HAD family hydrolase, producing MDAILFDMDDTLYDQALPFARAVRRVLGEVPGATAEGLYLASRRRSGEVFAAYAAGERPTDAMYVRRMQRTMAEFGVHVDEACALRLQRAYTARDDAGMVLSSAMASALDWCLEHALHGVGIVTNGTPERQMDKWRALGLGRWIRPEHVFVSDALGVAKPDPAIFSTALSAMGARAADSLYVGDAFQTDVVGARAAGMRVVWLNRRRRAVPEGARVRPDAEVRSDEALLALLRTSF from the coding sequence ATGGACGCGATTCTGTTTGACATGGACGATACCCTGTACGACCAGGCGCTGCCCTTCGCACGTGCCGTGCGAAGGGTGCTGGGAGAAGTGCCGGGCGCCACGGCTGAGGGCCTGTACCTTGCGAGCCGCCGCCGCTCCGGCGAGGTGTTTGCGGCGTACGCGGCCGGCGAGCGCCCGACGGACGCCATGTACGTGCGGCGCATGCAGCGCACCATGGCGGAGTTTGGCGTGCACGTGGATGAGGCGTGCGCCCTCAGGCTCCAGCGCGCCTACACCGCGCGCGACGACGCGGGCATGGTGCTCTCTTCCGCGATGGCGTCCGCGCTGGACTGGTGCCTGGAGCATGCGCTCCACGGCGTGGGCATCGTTACGAACGGCACGCCGGAAAGGCAGATGGACAAGTGGCGCGCGCTTGGCCTGGGCAGGTGGATACGGCCGGAGCACGTGTTCGTTTCGGACGCGCTCGGCGTAGCAAAGCCAGACCCCGCGATATTCAGCACGGCGCTCTCTGCCATGGGCGCCCGCGCGGCGGATTCACTATACGTGGGCGACGCGTTCCAGACGGATGTGGTGGGCGCCCGCGCGGCCGGCATGCGCGTGGTGTGGCTCAACCGCAGGCGCCGCGCCGTGCCGGAAGGCGCCCGCGTGCGGCCGGATGCGGAGGTGCGCTCCGACGAGGCGCTTCTCGCCCTCTTGCGCACGTCCTTCTAG
- a CDS encoding pentapeptide repeat-containing protein: protein MREKVVSERRFQGVELVGQIVAHERFLRCEFVGCVADGCSFGGCTFEECSFVGCRVADPRSQNSFLRACDFEGCELVGVDWSLWWPEDRGGSALAGVRSCRLEQNAFDGLNLRGSSFAGSAVRQSRFDACDLRDCDLRGCDLYGTGFADCRMQRADLTGARGYRLSLLRNRVQGARFTYPDCLALLEGTGAIVVPGEADAAPADDAPAAGVPSGEKDGRPGAPAAS, encoded by the coding sequence ATGAGGGAAAAGGTCGTGAGCGAAAGGCGCTTTCAGGGCGTCGAGCTCGTGGGGCAGATCGTGGCGCACGAGCGCTTTCTGCGCTGCGAGTTTGTGGGCTGCGTCGCGGACGGGTGCTCGTTTGGGGGATGCACGTTCGAGGAGTGCAGCTTCGTGGGATGCCGCGTTGCGGACCCGCGCTCGCAGAACAGCTTCCTGCGCGCCTGCGACTTCGAGGGCTGCGAGCTCGTGGGCGTGGACTGGTCGCTCTGGTGGCCGGAGGACAGGGGCGGCTCCGCGCTTGCCGGCGTGCGCTCGTGCCGACTGGAGCAAAACGCGTTCGACGGCCTGAACCTGCGCGGAAGCTCGTTTGCCGGCAGCGCCGTGCGCCAGAGCCGCTTTGATGCGTGCGACCTGCGCGATTGCGACCTGCGCGGCTGCGACCTTTATGGCACGGGCTTTGCGGACTGCCGCATGCAGCGGGCGGACCTCACGGGCGCCCGCGGCTACCGCCTGAGCCTGTTGCGCAACCGCGTGCAGGGCGCGCGCTTCACCTACCCGGATTGCCTGGCGCTTCTTGAGGGCACGGGCGCCATCGTGGTTCCGGGCGAGGCCGACGCCGCGCCTGCGGACGACGCGCCTGCGGCCGGCGTGCCCTCGGGCGAGAAGGACGGCCGTCCCGGCGCGCCGGCGGCCTCGTAG
- a CDS encoding DMT family transporter has protein sequence MGNASGAGIGAGWTQRQADLMIAAIACAWGSSYLMMQVGLSSIPPFGMVALRFGIAFVAVAIIFRKRLRELTASVVARGAVLGFLLCVFFGLLMYGLKTTPASTAGFLTSAKVIFVPLIVAVATHRAPSRATLAGIGICVAGLALLTLSGPVSLGGGAGLCLAGSAVYALQIVATDTFSHSDDALLLGICQLGFAAVFGAAFNLAFEGPVLPQSPAEWGAVLGLALVCSAFGFAMQPVAQSRTTATHAGLLFSLESVSSAVLSFVFLGEVMAPQCYLGCALILAAVLLSSLADGKADAAEGAADAHAFSASTHGGLARGLATARVHAKRAQG, from the coding sequence ATGGGCAACGCGAGCGGCGCAGGCATCGGCGCAGGTTGGACGCAGAGGCAGGCGGACCTCATGATTGCGGCCATCGCGTGCGCGTGGGGCAGCTCCTACCTCATGATGCAGGTGGGTCTCTCTTCCATCCCGCCGTTTGGCATGGTTGCGCTGCGCTTTGGCATCGCCTTCGTCGCGGTCGCGATCATCTTCCGCAAGAGGCTTCGCGAGCTGACGGCCTCTGTCGTGGCGCGCGGTGCCGTGCTCGGCTTTCTGCTGTGCGTGTTCTTCGGGCTTCTGATGTACGGCTTGAAGACGACGCCTGCCTCGACCGCCGGCTTCCTTACCAGCGCGAAGGTCATCTTCGTGCCGTTGATCGTCGCGGTGGCCACGCACAGGGCGCCCAGCCGCGCCACGCTCGCGGGCATCGGGATCTGCGTTGCGGGGCTCGCGCTGCTCACGCTGAGCGGGCCGGTGTCGCTTGGCGGCGGCGCAGGGCTGTGCCTGGCGGGCTCTGCCGTGTATGCGCTGCAGATCGTGGCGACGGACACGTTCTCGCACTCCGACGACGCCCTGCTGCTGGGCATCTGCCAGCTGGGTTTCGCAGCCGTGTTCGGCGCGGCGTTCAACCTCGCGTTCGAGGGGCCGGTGCTTCCGCAGTCGCCCGCGGAGTGGGGCGCCGTGCTCGGGCTCGCCCTCGTGTGCAGCGCGTTTGGCTTCGCGATGCAGCCGGTGGCGCAGAGCCGCACCACCGCCACCCACGCGGGGCTGCTCTTCTCGCTCGAGTCCGTGTCCTCCGCCGTGCTGTCGTTCGTCTTCCTGGGAGAGGTCATGGCGCCCCAGTGCTACCTGGGCTGCGCGCTCATCCTCGCGGCCGTGCTGCTGAGCTCGCTTGCGGACGGCAAGGCCGACGCTGCGGAAGGCGCGGCTGACGCGCACGCGTTCTCTGCGTCCACGCACGGCGGCCTTGCGCGCGGCCTTGCGACGGCGCGCGTCCATGCGAAGCGCGCACAGGGGTAG